A genome region from Geminicoccus roseus DSM 18922 includes the following:
- a CDS encoding adenylosuccinate synthase, protein MANVAVIGAQWGDEGKGKIVDWLSERADVVVRFQGGHNAGHTLVVDGQTYKLSLLPSGVVRQKLSIIGNGVVVDPWALLAEIDRLRAQGINIRPETLRLAENASLILPLHAELDQAREQARSASNIGAGKIGTTGRGIGPAYEDKVARRAIRVCDLTDQTLLEGKIHDLLLHHNALRRGFGIPEVQPAELLATLVSLAPKLLPFSEPIWLRLAELKRNGRRILFEGAQGAMLDVDHGTYPFVTSSNTMAGMAATGSGLGPDAVGYVLGICKAYTTRVGSGPFPTELFDETGKRLGERGHEFGTVTGRPRRCGWFDAVMVRQAIKVGGIHGLALTKLDVLDGLKTLKVCTAYSLNGQILHHLPANPAAQAAIQPIFEEMEGWEESTAGARRFADLPAAAIKYVKRLEELVEAPAALISTSPDRNDTILVTDPFAD, encoded by the coding sequence ATGGCCAACGTCGCCGTGATCGGCGCCCAGTGGGGCGACGAAGGCAAGGGCAAGATCGTCGACTGGCTCTCGGAGCGGGCCGACGTGGTGGTGCGCTTCCAGGGCGGCCACAATGCCGGTCACACCCTGGTGGTGGACGGCCAGACCTACAAGCTGTCGCTGCTGCCCTCGGGCGTGGTGCGGCAGAAGCTGTCGATCATCGGCAACGGCGTGGTGGTCGATCCGTGGGCGCTGCTGGCCGAGATCGACCGGCTGCGCGCGCAGGGGATCAACATCCGCCCGGAGACCCTGCGCCTGGCCGAGAACGCGTCGCTGATCCTGCCGCTCCATGCGGAGCTGGACCAAGCCCGCGAGCAGGCCCGCTCCGCCTCGAACATCGGGGCCGGCAAGATCGGCACCACCGGACGCGGCATCGGCCCGGCCTACGAGGACAAGGTCGCCCGTCGCGCGATCCGGGTCTGCGACCTGACCGACCAGACCCTGCTGGAAGGCAAGATCCACGACCTGCTCCTGCACCACAACGCGCTCCGGCGCGGCTTCGGCATTCCGGAGGTCCAGCCGGCCGAGCTGCTGGCGACGCTGGTGAGCCTGGCGCCCAAGCTCCTGCCCTTCTCCGAGCCGATCTGGCTGCGCCTGGCCGAGCTGAAGCGCAACGGCCGCCGCATCCTGTTCGAGGGCGCCCAGGGCGCCATGCTGGACGTCGACCACGGCACCTATCCGTTCGTCACCTCGTCCAACACCATGGCCGGCATGGCCGCCACCGGCTCGGGCCTCGGCCCGGACGCGGTCGGCTATGTGCTGGGCATCTGCAAGGCCTACACGACCCGGGTCGGCTCCGGCCCCTTCCCCACCGAGCTGTTCGACGAGACCGGCAAGCGCTTGGGCGAGCGCGGCCACGAGTTCGGCACGGTGACCGGCCGGCCGCGCCGCTGCGGCTGGTTCGACGCGGTGATGGTGCGCCAGGCGATCAAGGTCGGCGGCATCCACGGCCTGGCGCTCACCAAGCTCGACGTGCTGGACGGGCTGAAGACCCTGAAGGTCTGCACCGCCTACAGCCTGAACGGCCAGATCCTGCACCACCTGCCGGCCAATCCGGCCGCCCAGGCCGCCATCCAGCCGATCTTCGAGGAAATGGAGGGCTGGGAGGAAAGCACGGCGGGTGCGCGCCGCTTCGCGGACCTGCCGGCTGCCGCGATCAAGTACGTCAAGCGCCTGGAAGAGCTGGTGGAGGCGCCGGCGGCGCTGATCTCGACCAGCCCGGACCGCAACGACACCATCCTGGTGACCGACCCGTTCGCCGACTGA
- a CDS encoding MFS transporter has protein sequence MIKDTGEGLGAPLGVPLFRRLWAGNTVSNLGWLIQSVAAAWLMTELVGTADWVALVQSALLLPMLLFALPAGVLADVGDRRVVCMVGQGTMFVAAALLGICTWLDMTGPILLLAFTFVLGAGSAFANTPFQTIVREVVPLPAIAAAVTLNAISFNLARSVGPALGGILVASVGAEAAFLTNALCYLPLLLVLAFWKRPTARVALRGKMVRALGDGLRFAKDNVKIRAVLAYCAVFSLCASSIQGLLPLVARDRLDGDAVTFGLLLGAFGIGAMGGAFLVHPARRRFGTGPVVTWLGLQLACSTLVIAFSSDLVVLAVALALSGVGWLGSFSSFNIAVQQASASGLEARQLALYQTITFGSMAAGSWLWGEIAHLTAVTTSMAMSGIVLLVGTGLAFRLVRILARS, from the coding sequence ATGATCAAGGACACGGGCGAAGGACTGGGGGCACCGCTGGGCGTGCCCCTGTTCCGGCGCCTGTGGGCCGGCAACACCGTCAGCAATCTCGGCTGGCTGATCCAGTCGGTGGCGGCGGCATGGCTGATGACCGAGCTGGTCGGCACGGCCGACTGGGTGGCGCTGGTGCAGTCGGCGCTGCTCTTGCCGATGCTGCTGTTCGCCCTGCCGGCCGGGGTCCTCGCCGACGTGGGCGACCGGCGGGTGGTCTGCATGGTCGGCCAGGGCACCATGTTCGTCGCCGCGGCCCTGCTCGGGATCTGCACCTGGCTCGATATGACCGGGCCGATCCTGCTCCTGGCGTTCACCTTCGTGCTGGGCGCTGGCAGCGCGTTCGCCAACACGCCGTTCCAGACGATCGTGCGCGAGGTGGTGCCGCTGCCGGCCATCGCCGCCGCGGTGACGCTGAACGCCATCAGCTTCAACCTGGCGCGCTCCGTCGGGCCTGCGCTGGGCGGCATCCTGGTTGCCTCGGTCGGCGCCGAAGCGGCGTTCCTGACCAACGCCCTGTGTTACCTCCCGCTCCTCCTGGTGCTGGCCTTCTGGAAGCGGCCGACAGCGCGGGTGGCGCTGCGTGGCAAGATGGTGCGGGCGCTCGGCGACGGCCTGCGCTTTGCCAAGGACAACGTGAAGATCCGGGCGGTGCTGGCCTATTGCGCGGTGTTCAGCCTGTGCGCGTCGAGCATCCAGGGCCTCCTGCCGCTGGTGGCGCGCGACCGTCTGGATGGCGACGCGGTGACCTTCGGGCTGCTGCTGGGCGCTTTCGGCATCGGCGCGATGGGCGGGGCGTTCCTGGTCCATCCGGCCCGGCGCCGGTTCGGCACCGGGCCGGTCGTCACCTGGCTCGGCCTGCAGCTGGCGTGCAGCACCCTGGTGATCGCCTTCTCCTCGGACCTCGTGGTGCTGGCGGTGGCGCTGGCCCTGTCCGGAGTCGGCTGGCTCGGGTCGTTCTCCTCGTTCAACATCGCCGTGCAGCAGGCCTCCGCCAGCGGCCTGGAAGCGCGCCAGCTCGCCCTCTACCAGACCATCACCTTCGGCTCGATGGCCGCTGGCAGCTGGCTATGGGGCGAGATCGCCCACCTGACCGCCGTGACCACCTCGATGGCCATGTCGGGGATCGTGCTCCTGGTCGGCACCGGCCTGGCCTTCCGCCTGGTGCGGATCCTGGCGCGTTCCTAG